In Mixophyes fleayi isolate aMixFle1 chromosome 11, aMixFle1.hap1, whole genome shotgun sequence, one DNA window encodes the following:
- the LOC142107408 gene encoding phospholipase A2 inhibitor gamma subunit A2-like, with the protein MMKSILISLTIICDVTWTVYAINCYRCLKANSDTCEGESVYCPNATQCMVVSEVYQVAYETYHSIKKDCNPGFRCESLYYTNYNDVLLRINVHCCSEDNCNTDSYKMPPENIERKGKICTVCIGEGLTECISNNTERCIYPGDLCVNYIGRYKDPGGKIVEFSHKGCISPLSCKYKVNALFGLKHVENVRFTCDPGK; encoded by the exons TTTACGCAATTAACTGTTACCGGTGTCTCAAAGCAAACAGTGACACATGTGAAGGAGAGTCAGTATATTGTCCTAACGCTACTCAATGCATGGTAGTTTCTGAAGTCTATCAAGTCG CATATGAAACTTATCACTCAATTAAAAAAGATTGCAATCCAGGCTTCCGATGTGAAAGTCTATATTACACTAATTACAATGATGTCTTGCTGAGAATTAACGTTCATTGCTGCTCAGAAGATAACTGCAACACAGATAGCTACAAAA TGCCCCCTGAGAACATAGAACGTAAAGGAAAAATCTGTACTGTCTGCATTGGAGAAGGGTTGACAGAATGTATAAGCAATAATACAGAGCGATGTATTTATCCTGGCGACCTATGTGTTAATTATATTGGAAGATACAAAGATCCAG GTGGTAAGATTGTAGAATTCTCTCACAAAGGCTGCATATCTCCTCTGAGTTGCAAATATAAAGTGAATGCACTGTTTGGTTTGAAACATGTGGAGAATGTTCGTTTTACTTGTGATCCGGGAAAATAG